A section of the Pseudomonas fluorescens genome encodes:
- a CDS encoding alpha-1,4-glucan--maltose-1-phosphate maltosyltransferase, with the protein MTAQRLALPLSQALLLPRIAIEDTTPVIDAGAFAVKAVQGQRIQVTCNVFADGHDQLAVLIRWRSLSEDHWYSVPMGDQGNNAWQGAFSVTEQGPHQYCIEAWIDHFASFCYELGKKHTAGVPVSLELQEGRNQVQQAAERSEGELQQHLQQLHQQLSGLLETEQVALFLHEESAQLMAQADLRPYLSSSPAYPLDVERPRALFASWYELFPRSVTDDPARHGTFNDVHSRLAMIHDMGFDVLYFPPIHPIGRSHRKGKNNALTAGPDDPGSPYAIGSEEGGHDAIHPQLGTREDFRRLVAAAAAHGLEIALDFAIQCSQDHPWLKQHPGWFNWRPDGTIKYAENPPKKYQDIVNVDFYAADAIPSLWLELRDIVLGWVEEGVKTFRVDNPHTKPLPFWQWLISDVRARYPEVIFLAEAFTTPAMMARLGKVGYSQSYTYFTWRNTKAELSEYFSQLNQSPWRECYRPNFFVNTPDINPGFLHDSGRPGFLIRAALATMGSGLWGMYSGFELCESAQVAGKEEYLDSEKYEIRPRDFSAPGNIIAEIAQLNRIRRQNPALQTHLGLRLYNAFNDNILYFGKRSEEGGNFILIAVSLDPFNAQEAHFELPLWEMGLPDDAQVQGEDLMNGHRWTWYGKTQWMRIEPHMPFGIWRITQS; encoded by the coding sequence ATGACGGCTCAAAGACTCGCACTACCGCTGTCCCAGGCTCTGTTGCTGCCCAGGATCGCCATTGAAGACACCACACCTGTGATCGACGCCGGGGCCTTTGCGGTCAAGGCCGTGCAAGGCCAGCGTATCCAGGTTACATGCAACGTGTTCGCCGATGGCCATGACCAGTTGGCCGTCTTGATCCGTTGGCGGAGCTTGAGCGAAGACCATTGGTACAGCGTGCCCATGGGCGACCAGGGCAACAATGCCTGGCAGGGCGCGTTCAGTGTGACCGAGCAAGGCCCTCACCAATACTGCATCGAGGCCTGGATCGATCACTTCGCCAGCTTCTGCTACGAACTGGGCAAGAAACACACCGCCGGCGTCCCCGTCAGCCTGGAACTGCAGGAAGGCCGCAATCAGGTCCAGCAGGCGGCCGAACGCAGCGAAGGCGAACTGCAACAGCACTTGCAGCAGCTGCATCAACAATTGTCCGGCCTGCTGGAAACCGAGCAGGTGGCGCTGTTTCTGCACGAAGAGAGTGCACAGCTGATGGCCCAGGCCGATCTACGCCCCTACCTGAGCAGCAGCCCGGCGTATCCGCTGGATGTGGAACGGCCCCGGGCGCTGTTTGCCAGTTGGTACGAGTTGTTCCCGCGCTCGGTCACAGACGATCCGGCGCGCCACGGCACCTTCAATGACGTGCATTCGCGCCTGGCGATGATCCATGACATGGGCTTTGACGTCCTGTACTTCCCGCCGATCCACCCCATCGGCCGCAGCCATCGCAAAGGCAAGAACAACGCCCTGACCGCCGGCCCCGATGACCCTGGCAGCCCTTATGCCATTGGCAGCGAAGAGGGGGGGCACGACGCGATCCACCCGCAACTGGGCACCCGCGAAGATTTCCGACGCCTGGTAGCGGCCGCCGCCGCGCACGGCCTGGAGATTGCCCTGGACTTTGCCATCCAGTGCTCCCAGGACCACCCGTGGCTCAAGCAGCACCCCGGCTGGTTCAACTGGCGGCCGGACGGCACGATCAAATACGCGGAGAATCCGCCGAAAAAATACCAGGATATCGTCAACGTCGACTTCTATGCCGCCGATGCAATCCCCAGCCTGTGGCTGGAGTTGCGCGATATTGTGCTGGGCTGGGTCGAGGAGGGGGTCAAGACCTTCCGCGTCGACAATCCCCACACTAAGCCCCTGCCATTTTGGCAATGGTTGATCAGCGATGTACGGGCCCGCTACCCCGAGGTGATCTTCCTCGCCGAAGCCTTCACCACCCCGGCGATGATGGCGCGCCTGGGCAAGGTTGGTTACTCCCAGAGCTACACCTATTTCACTTGGCGCAACACCAAGGCCGAACTGAGCGAGTACTTCAGCCAACTGAACCAGTCGCCCTGGCGTGAATGCTACCGGCCTAACTTTTTCGTCAATACGCCGGACATCAACCCAGGTTTCCTGCATGACTCCGGCCGCCCGGGCTTTCTGATCCGTGCTGCGCTGGCCACCATGGGCTCGGGCCTGTGGGGCATGTACTCGGGCTTTGAACTGTGTGAAAGCGCGCAGGTAGCGGGCAAGGAAGAGTACCTGGACTCGGAAAAGTACGAGATCCGCCCCCGGGACTTCAGCGCCCCCGGCAACATCATTGCCGAAATCGCCCAGCTCAACCGCATCCGCCGGCAAAACCCGGCCCTGCAGACGCACCTGGGCTTGAGGCTCTACAACGCCTTCAACGACAACATCCTGTACTTCGGCAAGCGCAGCGAGGAGGGCGGCAACTTCATCCTGATCGCCGTCAGCCTCGACCCATTCAACGCCCAGGAAGCCCATTTCGAGTTGCCGCTGTGGGAGATGGGCCTGCCCGACGATGCCCAGGTCCAGGGCGAAGACCTGATGAACGGCCATCGCTGGACCTGGTATGGCAAGACCCAATGGATGCGCATCGAGCCTCACATGCCCTTTGGCATCTGGCGGATCACTCAGTCTTGA